Proteins from one Deltaproteobacteria bacterium genomic window:
- a CDS encoding enoyl-CoA hydratase/isomerase family protein — MTYSDYNGLKVALDRGVAFVTIDHPPINLLDLTLIADLDRAGRELAADSSVKVVVLQSANSDFFIAHADLNLIRQLPAEVPPRPEKLGVFHALVDRFRTMPKATIAKIEGRCRGGGSELVLSCDMRFAALGRAVLGQPEVGVGIIPGGSGCVRLPRLLGRGRALEIILGCGDFPADVAERYGYVNRTLPPEDITGFVNTLAYRIATFPTAAIALAKEAVAIADAGIEDALAREEQIFFRSAQTAEARRRMAAAMANGMQTPAMEKLCFDDVWSALAES, encoded by the coding sequence TACAACGGCTTGAAGGTTGCCCTCGATCGCGGCGTGGCTTTCGTCACCATCGACCATCCGCCGATCAACTTGCTCGATCTGACGCTGATCGCCGATCTCGATCGCGCCGGCCGCGAGCTGGCAGCCGATTCCTCGGTCAAGGTCGTGGTGCTGCAAAGCGCCAATTCCGACTTCTTCATCGCTCACGCCGACCTGAACCTGATCCGGCAGTTGCCGGCCGAGGTGCCGCCGCGGCCGGAGAAACTCGGCGTGTTTCACGCCCTGGTGGACCGCTTTCGCACCATGCCCAAGGCCACCATCGCCAAGATCGAAGGTCGTTGCCGCGGCGGCGGCAGCGAGTTGGTGCTCTCCTGCGACATGCGTTTCGCCGCCCTCGGTAGAGCGGTGCTCGGCCAACCCGAAGTCGGCGTCGGCATCATTCCCGGCGGCAGCGGCTGTGTGCGGTTGCCGCGACTACTAGGGCGCGGGCGCGCGCTCGAGATCATCCTCGGCTGCGGCGATTTCCCGGCCGACGTCGCCGAGCGCTACGGCTACGTCAACCGTACGCTGCCGCCCGAGGATATTACCGGCTTCGTCAACACGCTGGCCTACCGCATTGCGACTTTCCCCACCGCAGCCATCGCCCTAGCTAAGGAGGCGGTTGCCATCGCCGACGCCGGCATCGAGGACGCGCTCGCCCGCGAGGAGCAGATCTTCTTCCGTTCGGCACAAACCGCCGAGGCCCGCCGCCGCATGGCTGCGGCGATGGCGAACGGCATGCAAACACCGGCCATGGAGAAGCTTTGCTTCGACGACGTCTGGAGCGCGCTCGCCGAGTCGTAA